The following coding sequences lie in one Cotesia glomerata isolate CgM1 linkage group LG5, MPM_Cglom_v2.3, whole genome shotgun sequence genomic window:
- the LOC123266182 gene encoding uncharacterized protein LOC123266182 isoform X8: MFRRPITERSLLPRKILLVFITLFVSDAYGHVALTFPRARKYDLDFLDSARTPGPCGMPRGDIKTSLLSGSQFNVSWHLAYPHRGGFRLQILDALDRPLVDLTPVTKQSEFVEEDATAQHYPVELPQNFTCTDCTIRLLREAEEWGTSYRFWSCADIDILDRKTFREDCSGHGRSLVGRCRCDRFYHGPRCEFREDCLDDSDCGNQGICVDNGGTTFPTKHCYCNVGWFGPGCAKRSSIKSTEIDLQGHTMIRFSNDFVFYWRILKDSKELEGVMVVNGTSWVGVGWRPSSLTPSCRAFPEIHGKNHVTPETLPQPEPKSQTQAKNNNNNNNLRGLNSSPAEPKPEPTHGAFTGEPTAEPSSRSAKRRSPKSPRSELGVTATSIDNDVTVQTSVTYQVSAKQGRKKRSPESTTAPVRPEVHEYTPKHDFNPMDCTDMIIGMARENTHRIGDYYTRDRSTPRNDAFWGGKDSLTAAMGFEKNGVTTIMFRRKLVTNELTDHEIVDGDMQVIWARGQQPGNYIHQPPSGVEKSKVSVKDFYKTDELKYHGHKSQRGVTTFNFFDEKTRSKDELGGPTPLESGNCGGEWKYPRSCTVKNFTCEYYIRWSYKTRKDHITFTIKTKNTDTWTGIGFSEDDKMTQTDAILGWVDKTNGRPFVMDTWISGYSLPLLDPSQDIYNISGKIENGVTTLMFSRKRATKDTKDFSFTDDHCLYMMFPVKGGIFNSVNKKIRKHTRVPFVSSDRICIKSCGIDEPDDYDMITAAPSGIDYEVEVKLVNVGDGFKASQFGTQEFEITSNRISDDFEPTFKDKIPGFYRTQLTELKKNDDNGIIAKINVIVEKDEKGRAVNPEDTLMMIEGVLKEALLTGRIGSLRVDPNYLVVKPPIGYELSEDKERTIGSNDLLLGTTKLYVVIGCIAAMVALALLQASCTLYKATRKRMTKQERLITNNMWKDYSTGAKTNFGFEAFETEEKVPPPPVSNPPRTRDVTDGAITMPGKNMMEKHRLSSSNGHNNNNHNHNYSNNHHHSHQMSSTPRATYSLPRAPGPRQPSPPPQLSYYTQDRRNNRSKSHGNGNSQSSGQQPDFYFMPSQRKYSGEVVRVYVDYGNQKPK; this comes from the exons GGAGGATTCAGACTACAGATTTTGGACGCGTTGGACCGTCCTCTCGTCGATCTTACTCCCGTGACTAAGCAGAGCGAATTCGTTGAGGAGGACGCTAC GGCACAGCATTATCCAGTTGAGTTGCCTCAGAATTTCACCTGCACCGATTGCACAATCCGGCTGCTTCGGGAGGCTGAAGAGTGGGGAACCAGTTACAGGTTTTGGTCTTGTGCTGACATTGAT attctAGATAGAAAAACATTTCGCGAAGACTGTAGTGGGCATGGAAGATCACTGGTTGGTAGATGTAGGTGCGACAGATTTTACCACGGTCCGAGGTGTGAATTTCGGGAAGATTGTCTTGATGATTCGGACTGCGGAAATCAGGGCATTTGCGTCGACAATGGCGGTACAACGTTTCCCACGAAACATTGTTATTGCAACGTTGGATGGTTTGGGCCAGGTTGCGCCAAGA GATCTTCAATTAAGTCTACTGAAATTGACCTGCAGGGACACACGATGATACGTTTCTCTAATGACTTTGTGTTTTATTGGCGAATACTCAAGGACTCTAAGGAATTAGAAGGCGTAATGGTAGTTAATGGGACTTCGTGGGTGGGAGTAGGTTGGCGACCAAGCAGCTTAACTCCGTCATGTCGTGCGTTCCCTGAAATACATGGCAAGAATCATGTGACGCCTGAAACATTGCCTCAGCCAGAACCGAAGTCACAAACCCAGGccaagaataataataataataataatttgcgAGGACTTAATAGTTCTCCGGCAGAGCCGAAACCTGAACCGACTCACGGAGCATTCACAGGCGAACCAACAGCAGAGCCATCTTCGAGGTCAGCTAAAAGAAGGTCTCCGAAATCTCCGCGGTCTGAATTAGGTGTTACTGCGACGAGTATTGACAATGACGTAACTGTTCAAACAAGCGTAACTTATCAAGTTAGCGCGAAGCAAGGCCGTAAGAAACGGTCACCTGAATCTACTACTG CACCGGTGAGACCAGAAGTCCATGAGTACACACCGAAACACGATTTCAATCCGATGGACTGCACGGATATGATAATCGGTATGGCCAGAGAGAATACCCACAGGATCGGTGATTATTACACCCGCGATCGTTCCACTCCGCGTAACGACGCGTTTTGGGGAGGAAAAGACAGCTTAACGGCTGCTATGGGTTTCGAGAAAAATGGCGTCACCACTATAATGTTCAGAAGGAAGTTGGTGACTAACGAGCTCACTGATCATGAAATCGTTGATGGTGATATGCAGGTAATTTGGGCTAGAGGACAACAGCCCGGCAATTACATCCACCAGCCTCCTAGTGGTGTCGAAAAAAGCAAGGTCAGTGTCAAGGATTTCTATAAGACTGATGAACTCAAGTATCACGGCCACAAAAGTCAACGAGGCGTGACCACCTTCAACTTTTTCG ATGAGAAAACCAGGAGCAAGGATGAACTCGGTGGACCTACTCCGCTTGAAAGTGGAAATTGTGGTGGTGAATGGAAATACCCCAGAAGTTGTACTGTGAAAAATTTCACCTGCGAGTATTACATTCGGTGGAGTTATAAGACAAGGAAG GATCACATTACGTTTacgattaaaacaaaaaatacggATACTTGGACGGGAATTGGATTTTCCGAGGACGATAAAATGACACAAACAGACGCTATATTAGGATGGGTAGATAAGACTAATGGAAGACCGTTTGTTATGGATACTTGGATCAGTGGTTACAGTCTACCACTTTTAGATCCTTCTCAAGATATTTACAACATAAGtggtaaaattgaaaatggcGTAACTACGTTAATGTTCTCCCGGAAACGAGCAACTAAAGACACTAAAGATTTCTCGTTCACGGATGACCATTGTCTCTATATGATGTTCCCCGTTAAAGGAGGAATATTCAATTccgtaaataaaaaaatacggAAACATACCCGGGTGCCGTTTGTTTCGTCAGATCGGATTTGTATTAAATCTTGCGGAATTGACGAACCAGACGATTATGACATGATAACCGCTGCGCCTTCTGGAATTGATTACGAGGTTGAAGTTAAATTGGTCAATGTTGGTGATGGATTCAAAGCTTCCCAATTTGGCACGCAGGAGTTTGAAATTACATCAAATAGAATTTCAGATGATTTTGAGCCgacttttaaagataaaattccTGGTTTTTATCGGACACAACTCACTGAACTCAAAAA gaATGACGATAATGGAAtaattgcaaaaataaatgtaattgtGGAGAAAGATGAAAAAGGACGTGCGGTAAATCCGGAAGATACTCTTATGATGATTGAGGGAGTTCTCAAAGAAGCATTATTAACAGGAAGAATAGGATCTCTTCGTGTAGATCCAAATTATCTGGTAGTTAAGCCTCCGATAG GATATGAATTGAGTGAAGATAAAGAGAGGACTATTGGTTCGAATGATTTGCTACTTGGGACAACAAAACTTTATGTCGTCATTGGGTGTATAGCTGCTATGGTGGCATTAGCATTGTTACAAGCTAGTTGTACGCTCTACAAAGCCACTCGGAAGAGAATGACTAAG CAGGAACGTTTGATCACGAATAATATGTGGAAAGATTATTCAACTGGTGCCAAAACAAATTTCGGTTTTGAAGCCTTTGAGACTGAAGAAAAAGTACCACCGCCTCCGGTATCAAATCCTCCGAGAACGCGAGACGTAACAGACGGCGCAATAACGATGCCTGGAAAAAATATGATGGAAAAACATCGATTGAGCAGTTCCAACGGGCACAATAATAACAACCATAATCATAACTACTCAAATAATCACCATCACAGCCATCAGATGTCATCTACACCACGAGCGACTTATAGTTTGCCTCGAGCCCCTGGGCCTAGACAGCCGTCGCCTCCACCGCAGCTGAGTTACTACACCCAAGATCGCAGAAATAATCGTTCCAAGAGTCATGGTAATGGGAACTCACAATCCTCGGGCCAACAGCCCGACTTTTATTTCATGCCCAGTCAACGTAAATACAGCGGGGAAGTTGTTCGCGTTTACGTTGATTATGGAAATCAAAAACCTAAATAA
- the LOC123266182 gene encoding uncharacterized protein LOC123266182 isoform X4 — protein sequence MFRRPITERSLLPRKILLVFITLFVSDAYGHVALTFPRARKYDLDFLDSARTPGPCGMPRGDIKTSLLSGSQFNVSWHLAYPHRGGFRLQILDALDRPLVDLTPVTKQSEFVEEDATAQHYPVELPQNFTCTDCTIRLLREAEEWGTSYRFWSCADIDILDRKTFREDCSGHGRSLVGRCRCDRFYHGPRCEFREDCLDDSDCGNQGICVDNGGTTFPTKHCYCNVGWFGPGCAKRSSIKSTEIDLQGHTMIRFSNDFVFYWRILKDSKELEGVMVVNGTSWVGVGWRPSSLTPSCRAFPEIHGKNHVTPETLPQPEPKSQTQAKNNNNNNNLRGLNSSPAEPKPEPTHGAFTGEPTAEPSSRSAKRRSPKSPRSELGVTATSIDNDVTVQTSVTYQVSAKQGRKKRSPESTTGTAREPEPTSQPEPKLKPKVSEPQPEPEPKPEPEPEPEPKAEPEPKAEPEPKAEPEPKAEPEPKAEPEPEPKSISKIENVPYPKAEPEPRLKSISKFESVPQPEPEPEPKAEPEPRPEPEPEPEPKAEPEPEPKPKSNIKHSSEPQPEPEPHPEPEPHPEPEPEPNSKSSFESENEDSEVSTKSGATKAPVRPEVHEYTPKHDFNPMDCTDMIIGMARENTHRIGDYYTRDRSTPRNDAFWGGKDSLTAAMGFEKNGVTTIMFRRKLVTNELTDHEIVDGDMQVIWARGQQPGNYIHQPPSGVEKSKVSVKDFYKTDELKYHGHKSQRGVTTFNFFDEKTRSKDELGGPTPLESGNCGGEWKYPRSCTVKNFTCEYYIRWSYKTRKDHITFTIKTKNTDTWTGIGFSEDDKMTQTDAILGWVDKTNGRPFVMDTWISGYSLPLLDPSQDIYNISGKIENGVTTLMFSRKRATKDTKDFSFTDDHCLYMMFPVKGGIFNSVNKKIRKHTRVPFVSSDRICIKSCGIDEPDDYDMITAAPSGIDYEVEVKLVNVGDGFKASQFGTQEFEITSNRISDDFEPTFKDKIPGFYRTQLTELKKNDDNGIIAKINVIVEKDEKGRAVNPEDTLMMIEGVLKEALLTGRIGSLRVDPNYLVVKPPIGYELSEDKERTIGSNDLLLGTTKLYVVIGCIAAMVALALLQASCTLYKATRKRMTKQERLITNNMWKDYSTGAKTNFGFEAFETEEKVPPPPVSNPPRTRDVTDGAITMPGKNMMEKHRLSSSNGHNNNNHNHNYSNNHHHSHQMSSTPRATYSLPRAPGPRQPSPPPQLSYYTQDRRNNRSKSHGNGNSQSSGQQPDFYFMPSQRKYSGEVVRVYVDYGNQKPK from the exons GGAGGATTCAGACTACAGATTTTGGACGCGTTGGACCGTCCTCTCGTCGATCTTACTCCCGTGACTAAGCAGAGCGAATTCGTTGAGGAGGACGCTAC GGCACAGCATTATCCAGTTGAGTTGCCTCAGAATTTCACCTGCACCGATTGCACAATCCGGCTGCTTCGGGAGGCTGAAGAGTGGGGAACCAGTTACAGGTTTTGGTCTTGTGCTGACATTGAT attctAGATAGAAAAACATTTCGCGAAGACTGTAGTGGGCATGGAAGATCACTGGTTGGTAGATGTAGGTGCGACAGATTTTACCACGGTCCGAGGTGTGAATTTCGGGAAGATTGTCTTGATGATTCGGACTGCGGAAATCAGGGCATTTGCGTCGACAATGGCGGTACAACGTTTCCCACGAAACATTGTTATTGCAACGTTGGATGGTTTGGGCCAGGTTGCGCCAAGA GATCTTCAATTAAGTCTACTGAAATTGACCTGCAGGGACACACGATGATACGTTTCTCTAATGACTTTGTGTTTTATTGGCGAATACTCAAGGACTCTAAGGAATTAGAAGGCGTAATGGTAGTTAATGGGACTTCGTGGGTGGGAGTAGGTTGGCGACCAAGCAGCTTAACTCCGTCATGTCGTGCGTTCCCTGAAATACATGGCAAGAATCATGTGACGCCTGAAACATTGCCTCAGCCAGAACCGAAGTCACAAACCCAGGccaagaataataataataataataatttgcgAGGACTTAATAGTTCTCCGGCAGAGCCGAAACCTGAACCGACTCACGGAGCATTCACAGGCGAACCAACAGCAGAGCCATCTTCGAGGTCAGCTAAAAGAAGGTCTCCGAAATCTCCGCGGTCTGAATTAGGTGTTACTGCGACGAGTATTGACAATGACGTAACTGTTCAAACAAGCGTAACTTATCAAGTTAGCGCGAAGCAAGGCCGTAAGAAACGGTCACCTGAATCTACTACTG GAACTGCCAGAGAACCAGAACCAACTTCTCAGCCTGAACCGAAATTAAAACCTAAAGTTTCTGAACCACAAC CTGAACCCGAACCTAAACCTGAGCCTGAACCAGAACCTGAACCTAAAGCTGAACCTGAGCCTAAAGCTGAACCTGAGCCTAAAGCTGAACCTGAGCCTAAAGCCGAACCTGAGCCTAAAGCTGAACCTGAACCGGAACCTAAATCTAtttctaaaattgaaaatgttcCATATCCTAAAGCAGAACCTGAACCTCGGCTTAAATCAATCTCTAAATTTGAATCTGTTCCACAACCAGAACCAGAACCTGAGCCTAAAGCTGAACCTGAACCACGTCCCGAACCTGAACCAGAACCGGAACCTAAAGCTGAACCTGAACCTGAGCCAAAACctaaatcaaatattaaacatTCATCAGAACCTCAACCTGAACCTGAACCACATCCTGAACCTGAACCCCATCCAGAACCTGAACCCGAACCTAACTCAAAATCAAGTTTCGAGTCAGAAAATGAAGATTCTGAAGTAAGCACCAAATCAGGCGCAACTAAAG CACCGGTGAGACCAGAAGTCCATGAGTACACACCGAAACACGATTTCAATCCGATGGACTGCACGGATATGATAATCGGTATGGCCAGAGAGAATACCCACAGGATCGGTGATTATTACACCCGCGATCGTTCCACTCCGCGTAACGACGCGTTTTGGGGAGGAAAAGACAGCTTAACGGCTGCTATGGGTTTCGAGAAAAATGGCGTCACCACTATAATGTTCAGAAGGAAGTTGGTGACTAACGAGCTCACTGATCATGAAATCGTTGATGGTGATATGCAGGTAATTTGGGCTAGAGGACAACAGCCCGGCAATTACATCCACCAGCCTCCTAGTGGTGTCGAAAAAAGCAAGGTCAGTGTCAAGGATTTCTATAAGACTGATGAACTCAAGTATCACGGCCACAAAAGTCAACGAGGCGTGACCACCTTCAACTTTTTCG ATGAGAAAACCAGGAGCAAGGATGAACTCGGTGGACCTACTCCGCTTGAAAGTGGAAATTGTGGTGGTGAATGGAAATACCCCAGAAGTTGTACTGTGAAAAATTTCACCTGCGAGTATTACATTCGGTGGAGTTATAAGACAAGGAAG GATCACATTACGTTTacgattaaaacaaaaaatacggATACTTGGACGGGAATTGGATTTTCCGAGGACGATAAAATGACACAAACAGACGCTATATTAGGATGGGTAGATAAGACTAATGGAAGACCGTTTGTTATGGATACTTGGATCAGTGGTTACAGTCTACCACTTTTAGATCCTTCTCAAGATATTTACAACATAAGtggtaaaattgaaaatggcGTAACTACGTTAATGTTCTCCCGGAAACGAGCAACTAAAGACACTAAAGATTTCTCGTTCACGGATGACCATTGTCTCTATATGATGTTCCCCGTTAAAGGAGGAATATTCAATTccgtaaataaaaaaatacggAAACATACCCGGGTGCCGTTTGTTTCGTCAGATCGGATTTGTATTAAATCTTGCGGAATTGACGAACCAGACGATTATGACATGATAACCGCTGCGCCTTCTGGAATTGATTACGAGGTTGAAGTTAAATTGGTCAATGTTGGTGATGGATTCAAAGCTTCCCAATTTGGCACGCAGGAGTTTGAAATTACATCAAATAGAATTTCAGATGATTTTGAGCCgacttttaaagataaaattccTGGTTTTTATCGGACACAACTCACTGAACTCAAAAA gaATGACGATAATGGAAtaattgcaaaaataaatgtaattgtGGAGAAAGATGAAAAAGGACGTGCGGTAAATCCGGAAGATACTCTTATGATGATTGAGGGAGTTCTCAAAGAAGCATTATTAACAGGAAGAATAGGATCTCTTCGTGTAGATCCAAATTATCTGGTAGTTAAGCCTCCGATAG GATATGAATTGAGTGAAGATAAAGAGAGGACTATTGGTTCGAATGATTTGCTACTTGGGACAACAAAACTTTATGTCGTCATTGGGTGTATAGCTGCTATGGTGGCATTAGCATTGTTACAAGCTAGTTGTACGCTCTACAAAGCCACTCGGAAGAGAATGACTAAG CAGGAACGTTTGATCACGAATAATATGTGGAAAGATTATTCAACTGGTGCCAAAACAAATTTCGGTTTTGAAGCCTTTGAGACTGAAGAAAAAGTACCACCGCCTCCGGTATCAAATCCTCCGAGAACGCGAGACGTAACAGACGGCGCAATAACGATGCCTGGAAAAAATATGATGGAAAAACATCGATTGAGCAGTTCCAACGGGCACAATAATAACAACCATAATCATAACTACTCAAATAATCACCATCACAGCCATCAGATGTCATCTACACCACGAGCGACTTATAGTTTGCCTCGAGCCCCTGGGCCTAGACAGCCGTCGCCTCCACCGCAGCTGAGTTACTACACCCAAGATCGCAGAAATAATCGTTCCAAGAGTCATGGTAATGGGAACTCACAATCCTCGGGCCAACAGCCCGACTTTTATTTCATGCCCAGTCAACGTAAATACAGCGGGGAAGTTGTTCGCGTTTACGTTGATTATGGAAATCAAAAACCTAAATAA
- the LOC123266182 gene encoding uncharacterized protein LOC123266182 isoform X5, producing the protein MFRRPITERSLLPRKILLVFITLFVSDAYGHVALTFPRARKYDLDFLDSARTPGPCGMPRGDIKTSLLSGSQFNVSWHLAYPHRGGFRLQILDALDRPLVDLTPVTKQSEFVEEDATAQHYPVELPQNFTCTDCTIRLLREAEEWGTSYRFWSCADIDILDRKTFREDCSGHGRSLVGRCRCDRFYHGPRCEFREDCLDDSDCGNQGICVDNGGTTFPTKHCYCNVGWFGPGCAKRSSIKSTEIDLQGHTMIRFSNDFVFYWRILKDSKELEGVMVVNGTSWVGVGWRPSSLTPSCRAFPEIHGKNHVTPETLPQPEPKSQTQAKNNNNNNNLRGLNSSPAEPKPEPTHGAFTGEPTAEPSSRSAKRRSPKSPRSELGVTATSIDNDVTVQTSVTYQVSAKQGRKKRSPESTTGTAREPEPTSQPEPKLKPKVSEPQPEPEPEPEPKAEPEPKPEPEPEPEPKAEPEPEPKSISKIENVPYPKAEPEPRLKSISKFESVPQPEPEPEPKAEPEPRPEPEPEPEPKAEPEPEPKPKSNIKHSSEPQPEPEPHPEPEPHPEPEPEPNSKSSFESENEDSEVSTKSGATKAPVRPEVHEYTPKHDFNPMDCTDMIIGMARENTHRIGDYYTRDRSTPRNDAFWGGKDSLTAAMGFEKNGVTTIMFRRKLVTNELTDHEIVDGDMQVIWARGQQPGNYIHQPPSGVEKSKVSVKDFYKTDELKYHGHKSQRGVTTFNFFDEKTRSKDELGGPTPLESGNCGGEWKYPRSCTVKNFTCEYYIRWSYKTRKDHITFTIKTKNTDTWTGIGFSEDDKMTQTDAILGWVDKTNGRPFVMDTWISGYSLPLLDPSQDIYNISGKIENGVTTLMFSRKRATKDTKDFSFTDDHCLYMMFPVKGGIFNSVNKKIRKHTRVPFVSSDRICIKSCGIDEPDDYDMITAAPSGIDYEVEVKLVNVGDGFKASQFGTQEFEITSNRISDDFEPTFKDKIPGFYRTQLTELKKNDDNGIIAKINVIVEKDEKGRAVNPEDTLMMIEGVLKEALLTGRIGSLRVDPNYLVVKPPIGYELSEDKERTIGSNDLLLGTTKLYVVIGCIAAMVALALLQASCTLYKATRKRMTKQERLITNNMWKDYSTGAKTNFGFEAFETEEKVPPPPVSNPPRTRDVTDGAITMPGKNMMEKHRLSSSNGHNNNNHNHNYSNNHHHSHQMSSTPRATYSLPRAPGPRQPSPPPQLSYYTQDRRNNRSKSHGNGNSQSSGQQPDFYFMPSQRKYSGEVVRVYVDYGNQKPK; encoded by the exons GGAGGATTCAGACTACAGATTTTGGACGCGTTGGACCGTCCTCTCGTCGATCTTACTCCCGTGACTAAGCAGAGCGAATTCGTTGAGGAGGACGCTAC GGCACAGCATTATCCAGTTGAGTTGCCTCAGAATTTCACCTGCACCGATTGCACAATCCGGCTGCTTCGGGAGGCTGAAGAGTGGGGAACCAGTTACAGGTTTTGGTCTTGTGCTGACATTGAT attctAGATAGAAAAACATTTCGCGAAGACTGTAGTGGGCATGGAAGATCACTGGTTGGTAGATGTAGGTGCGACAGATTTTACCACGGTCCGAGGTGTGAATTTCGGGAAGATTGTCTTGATGATTCGGACTGCGGAAATCAGGGCATTTGCGTCGACAATGGCGGTACAACGTTTCCCACGAAACATTGTTATTGCAACGTTGGATGGTTTGGGCCAGGTTGCGCCAAGA GATCTTCAATTAAGTCTACTGAAATTGACCTGCAGGGACACACGATGATACGTTTCTCTAATGACTTTGTGTTTTATTGGCGAATACTCAAGGACTCTAAGGAATTAGAAGGCGTAATGGTAGTTAATGGGACTTCGTGGGTGGGAGTAGGTTGGCGACCAAGCAGCTTAACTCCGTCATGTCGTGCGTTCCCTGAAATACATGGCAAGAATCATGTGACGCCTGAAACATTGCCTCAGCCAGAACCGAAGTCACAAACCCAGGccaagaataataataataataataatttgcgAGGACTTAATAGTTCTCCGGCAGAGCCGAAACCTGAACCGACTCACGGAGCATTCACAGGCGAACCAACAGCAGAGCCATCTTCGAGGTCAGCTAAAAGAAGGTCTCCGAAATCTCCGCGGTCTGAATTAGGTGTTACTGCGACGAGTATTGACAATGACGTAACTGTTCAAACAAGCGTAACTTATCAAGTTAGCGCGAAGCAAGGCCGTAAGAAACGGTCACCTGAATCTACTACTG GAACTGCCAGAGAACCAGAACCAACTTCTCAGCCTGAACCGAAATTAAAACCTAAAGTTTCTGAACCACAACCTGAACCTGAGCCCGAACCTGAACCTAAAGCTGAACCCGAACCTAAACCTGAGCCTGAACCAGAACCTGAA CCTAAAGCTGAACCTGAACCGGAACCTAAATCTAtttctaaaattgaaaatgttcCATATCCTAAAGCAGAACCTGAACCTCGGCTTAAATCAATCTCTAAATTTGAATCTGTTCCACAACCAGAACCAGAACCTGAGCCTAAAGCTGAACCTGAACCACGTCCCGAACCTGAACCAGAACCGGAACCTAAAGCTGAACCTGAACCTGAGCCAAAACctaaatcaaatattaaacatTCATCAGAACCTCAACCTGAACCTGAACCACATCCTGAACCTGAACCCCATCCAGAACCTGAACCCGAACCTAACTCAAAATCAAGTTTCGAGTCAGAAAATGAAGATTCTGAAGTAAGCACCAAATCAGGCGCAACTAAAG CACCGGTGAGACCAGAAGTCCATGAGTACACACCGAAACACGATTTCAATCCGATGGACTGCACGGATATGATAATCGGTATGGCCAGAGAGAATACCCACAGGATCGGTGATTATTACACCCGCGATCGTTCCACTCCGCGTAACGACGCGTTTTGGGGAGGAAAAGACAGCTTAACGGCTGCTATGGGTTTCGAGAAAAATGGCGTCACCACTATAATGTTCAGAAGGAAGTTGGTGACTAACGAGCTCACTGATCATGAAATCGTTGATGGTGATATGCAGGTAATTTGGGCTAGAGGACAACAGCCCGGCAATTACATCCACCAGCCTCCTAGTGGTGTCGAAAAAAGCAAGGTCAGTGTCAAGGATTTCTATAAGACTGATGAACTCAAGTATCACGGCCACAAAAGTCAACGAGGCGTGACCACCTTCAACTTTTTCG ATGAGAAAACCAGGAGCAAGGATGAACTCGGTGGACCTACTCCGCTTGAAAGTGGAAATTGTGGTGGTGAATGGAAATACCCCAGAAGTTGTACTGTGAAAAATTTCACCTGCGAGTATTACATTCGGTGGAGTTATAAGACAAGGAAG GATCACATTACGTTTacgattaaaacaaaaaatacggATACTTGGACGGGAATTGGATTTTCCGAGGACGATAAAATGACACAAACAGACGCTATATTAGGATGGGTAGATAAGACTAATGGAAGACCGTTTGTTATGGATACTTGGATCAGTGGTTACAGTCTACCACTTTTAGATCCTTCTCAAGATATTTACAACATAAGtggtaaaattgaaaatggcGTAACTACGTTAATGTTCTCCCGGAAACGAGCAACTAAAGACACTAAAGATTTCTCGTTCACGGATGACCATTGTCTCTATATGATGTTCCCCGTTAAAGGAGGAATATTCAATTccgtaaataaaaaaatacggAAACATACCCGGGTGCCGTTTGTTTCGTCAGATCGGATTTGTATTAAATCTTGCGGAATTGACGAACCAGACGATTATGACATGATAACCGCTGCGCCTTCTGGAATTGATTACGAGGTTGAAGTTAAATTGGTCAATGTTGGTGATGGATTCAAAGCTTCCCAATTTGGCACGCAGGAGTTTGAAATTACATCAAATAGAATTTCAGATGATTTTGAGCCgacttttaaagataaaattccTGGTTTTTATCGGACACAACTCACTGAACTCAAAAA gaATGACGATAATGGAAtaattgcaaaaataaatgtaattgtGGAGAAAGATGAAAAAGGACGTGCGGTAAATCCGGAAGATACTCTTATGATGATTGAGGGAGTTCTCAAAGAAGCATTATTAACAGGAAGAATAGGATCTCTTCGTGTAGATCCAAATTATCTGGTAGTTAAGCCTCCGATAG GATATGAATTGAGTGAAGATAAAGAGAGGACTATTGGTTCGAATGATTTGCTACTTGGGACAACAAAACTTTATGTCGTCATTGGGTGTATAGCTGCTATGGTGGCATTAGCATTGTTACAAGCTAGTTGTACGCTCTACAAAGCCACTCGGAAGAGAATGACTAAG CAGGAACGTTTGATCACGAATAATATGTGGAAAGATTATTCAACTGGTGCCAAAACAAATTTCGGTTTTGAAGCCTTTGAGACTGAAGAAAAAGTACCACCGCCTCCGGTATCAAATCCTCCGAGAACGCGAGACGTAACAGACGGCGCAATAACGATGCCTGGAAAAAATATGATGGAAAAACATCGATTGAGCAGTTCCAACGGGCACAATAATAACAACCATAATCATAACTACTCAAATAATCACCATCACAGCCATCAGATGTCATCTACACCACGAGCGACTTATAGTTTGCCTCGAGCCCCTGGGCCTAGACAGCCGTCGCCTCCACCGCAGCTGAGTTACTACACCCAAGATCGCAGAAATAATCGTTCCAAGAGTCATGGTAATGGGAACTCACAATCCTCGGGCCAACAGCCCGACTTTTATTTCATGCCCAGTCAACGTAAATACAGCGGGGAAGTTGTTCGCGTTTACGTTGATTATGGAAATCAAAAACCTAAATAA